Proteins encoded in a region of the Methylobacterium radiotolerans JCM 2831 genome:
- a CDS encoding efflux RND transporter periplasmic adaptor subunit, with protein MKTPTCPARERQYPSSADCEVPAVNSVRWRASRLSLLCGLAMLAAAPARAVETAAVPDAAAIAPAVTVVPAESREIVERAVVTGTLVPRDEILVSPEVEGLRITDLLVEEGDRVTKGQVLAKLSLEMIVTQEASNAAAIARAEAAIVQARSQIVQAEAANLEAKQALERAQALAKTGNATAAVLEQRVSAAQGAEGRLAAARGGLQSAQADLATARAAGAEIALRRARTDIRAPEAGIVNRRTARIGATATAAGEPLFRLIARGEIELEGEVPETSLARIHVGNPASLDLDDGRRLAGKVRRVYPEVDRATRLGKVRIRLGDDPALRIGAFARGSVEIARRTGVAVPVSSLLYAADGRASVLVARDGRVEARPVTTGLSADGFTELRSGVAAGESVVARAGSFLRDGDRVRPVPAATSTPIADAAPR; from the coding sequence ATGAAAACGCCGACCTGCCCAGCGAGGGAGAGGCAATACCCGTCCAGCGCCGACTGTGAGGTCCCCGCCGTGAACTCCGTCCGTTGGCGCGCGTCTCGCCTCAGTCTCCTGTGCGGGCTTGCGATGCTCGCGGCGGCGCCGGCCCGGGCGGTCGAGACCGCCGCCGTTCCCGACGCCGCCGCCATCGCGCCCGCGGTCACGGTCGTGCCGGCCGAGAGCCGCGAGATCGTCGAGCGGGCCGTCGTCACCGGCACACTGGTCCCCCGGGACGAGATCCTCGTCTCCCCCGAGGTCGAGGGTCTGCGCATCACCGATCTCCTCGTCGAGGAGGGTGACCGCGTCACCAAGGGACAGGTTCTCGCCAAGCTGTCGCTGGAGATGATCGTCACCCAGGAGGCCTCGAACGCGGCGGCGATCGCCCGCGCCGAGGCGGCCATCGTCCAGGCCCGGAGCCAGATCGTCCAGGCGGAGGCCGCCAACCTGGAGGCCAAGCAGGCGCTCGAGCGGGCCCAGGCGCTCGCCAAGACCGGCAACGCCACCGCGGCCGTGCTGGAACAGCGCGTCTCGGCGGCGCAGGGGGCGGAAGGCCGCCTCGCCGCCGCCAGGGGCGGCCTGCAATCGGCCCAGGCCGACCTCGCCACGGCGCGGGCCGCCGGGGCCGAGATCGCCCTGCGGCGCGCTCGCACCGACATCCGCGCCCCCGAAGCCGGGATCGTCAACCGCCGCACCGCCCGGATCGGCGCCACCGCCACGGCGGCGGGCGAGCCGCTGTTCCGGCTGATCGCCCGGGGCGAGATCGAATTGGAGGGCGAGGTGCCCGAGACGTCGCTGGCGCGCATCCACGTCGGCAATCCGGCGAGCCTCGACCTCGATGACGGTCGCCGCCTCGCCGGCAAGGTGCGCCGGGTCTACCCGGAGGTCGACCGGGCGACGCGGCTCGGCAAGGTGCGCATCCGCCTCGGCGATGATCCGGCCCTGCGCATCGGCGCCTTCGCGCGCGGCAGCGTGGAGATCGCGCGCCGCACCGGCGTCGCCGTCCCGGTCTCCAGCCTGCTCTACGCGGCCGACGGCCGCGCCAGCGTGCTCGTGGCGAGGGACGGGCGCGTCGAGGCGCGGCCCGTGACCACGGGCCTCTCCGCCGACGGCTTCACGGAACTCCGCTCCGGCGTCGCGGCCGGCGAGAGCGTCGTGGCCCGCGCCGGAAGCTTCCTGCGCGACGGCGACCGCGTGCGCCCCGTCCCGGCCGCCACCAGCACGCCGATCGCCGACGCGGCGCCGCGGTAG
- a CDS encoding glycosyltransferase produces the protein MTTDADHPAPPPCVVCIPARNEAERLPRLLASLAAQNGVSARAPLRVVVLANNCTDGTVQAVRDVEASGILATLTLRLIAVDLVGADAHVGTARRMALDAGADWLEADGEPDGILLTTDADARLPAEWVAANLRALEAADIVGGRLVIDDDGTPDPALADLHARIERYWSGVRRLEDLLDPPPYDPAPRHGDHTGASLAVPAILYRAVGGLPALPCGEDNALVGLLRANGARLRHCPDVQVLVSSRHQGRVSGGMATEMLRRTRVLDGEAYLLPEAAHWQALILRRAALRRAFHLDPQARAAACARLGLDAEDLAAVGACPNDIAFVERADRILESRSPPARECALDLAVADLDALALSLRDAA, from the coding sequence ATGACCACCGACGCCGACCACCCGGCTCCACCGCCCTGCGTCGTCTGCATTCCCGCCCGGAACGAGGCCGAGCGCCTGCCCCGCCTGCTCGCCTCCCTGGCGGCGCAGAACGGCGTCTCGGCACGGGCGCCGCTGCGCGTCGTGGTGCTGGCCAACAATTGCACGGACGGGACAGTCCAGGCGGTGCGGGACGTCGAGGCCTCGGGCATCCTCGCGACGCTGACCCTCCGGCTGATCGCGGTCGACCTCGTCGGCGCGGACGCCCATGTCGGCACGGCCCGGCGCATGGCGCTCGATGCCGGTGCCGACTGGCTGGAGGCCGACGGTGAGCCGGACGGCATCCTTCTCACCACCGACGCGGATGCCCGCCTGCCGGCCGAGTGGGTGGCGGCCAATCTCCGCGCGCTGGAGGCCGCGGACATCGTGGGCGGCCGGCTGGTGATCGACGACGACGGCACCCCGGACCCCGCCCTCGCAGACCTGCACGCGCGCATCGAGCGCTACTGGTCCGGCGTCCGCCGCCTGGAGGACCTGCTCGACCCGCCGCCCTACGACCCGGCCCCCCGCCACGGCGACCATACCGGCGCGAGCCTCGCCGTTCCCGCGATCCTGTACCGGGCTGTGGGCGGACTGCCGGCGCTGCCCTGCGGCGAGGACAACGCCCTCGTCGGGCTGCTGCGCGCCAACGGTGCGCGCCTGCGCCACTGCCCGGACGTGCAGGTCCTGGTCTCGTCCCGCCATCAGGGACGGGTCTCGGGTGGCATGGCCACCGAGATGCTCCGCCGGACCCGCGTCCTCGACGGAGAGGCCTACCTGCTGCCGGAGGCGGCCCACTGGCAGGCGCTGATCCTGCGCCGCGCGGCCCTGCGCCGGGCCTTCCACCTCGACCCCCAGGCCCGCGCCGCGGCCTGCGCGCGGCTCGGGCTCGACGCGGAGGATCTCGCCGCCGTCGGGGCCTGCCCGAACGACATCGCCTTCGTGGAGCGGGCCGACCGGATCCTCGAGTCGCGCAGCCCGCCCGCGCGGGAATGCGCCCTCGATCTGGCGGTCGCCGATCTCGACGCCCTCGCCCTGTCCCTGAGGGACGCCGCGTGA
- a CDS encoding glycosyltransferase family 4 protein produces the protein MKIAVLAHLKYPIGQPYAGGLEMHTHLLTVALKRHGHDVTLFASRGSDPALDPVTLCDPTGDALLDPEREEVIDRTEEDAYRRMMEMVAAGGFDLVHNNSLHALPLRESARLGLPWVTVLHTPPFESLVSGVVQADPDMAFLAVSPSLAQEWAHLVPGAQVVDNGVDLSTFAFSHAADDPPFAFWSGRIVPEKGLHLAIDAARAAGLPLTFAGPKLNPGYWAAEIAPRLGPDLTHLGHLSHRDLAHHLGRARVAIVSPRWEEPFGLVVAEALACGTPVAAFRRGAMPDILDASCGRLGRPDDPQDLSVAIREAAGLSRRACRDRAEALYDAAAMTGRYLEAYDAVIARCAERARPALRVAGGRG, from the coding sequence GTGAAGATCGCTGTCCTCGCACATCTGAAATACCCGATCGGCCAGCCCTATGCCGGCGGCCTGGAGATGCACACGCACCTCCTGACCGTCGCGCTGAAGCGGCACGGGCACGACGTCACGCTGTTCGCCAGCCGCGGGTCGGACCCGGCGCTCGATCCCGTGACGCTCTGCGATCCGACCGGGGACGCGCTCCTCGATCCCGAGCGCGAGGAGGTGATCGACCGCACCGAGGAGGACGCCTACCGGCGCATGATGGAGATGGTCGCGGCCGGCGGCTTCGATCTCGTCCACAACAATTCCCTGCACGCGCTGCCGCTGCGCGAGAGCGCCCGGCTGGGCCTGCCCTGGGTGACCGTGCTGCACACGCCGCCCTTCGAGTCCCTGGTCAGCGGCGTGGTCCAGGCCGATCCCGACATGGCCTTCCTGGCGGTCTCGCCGTCCCTGGCGCAGGAATGGGCGCATCTCGTGCCCGGCGCCCAGGTGGTCGACAACGGGGTGGACCTCTCGACCTTCGCGTTCTCACACGCTGCCGACGATCCGCCCTTCGCCTTCTGGTCGGGCCGGATCGTGCCCGAGAAGGGGCTGCACCTCGCGATCGACGCGGCCCGGGCCGCCGGGCTGCCGCTCACCTTCGCGGGTCCCAAGCTCAATCCCGGCTACTGGGCCGCCGAGATCGCCCCGCGCCTCGGTCCGGACCTGACGCATCTCGGTCATCTCTCCCACCGGGACCTCGCCCACCATCTCGGCCGGGCCCGCGTGGCGATCGTCTCGCCGCGCTGGGAGGAGCCCTTCGGCCTCGTCGTGGCGGAGGCGCTCGCCTGCGGTACCCCGGTGGCAGCCTTCCGCCGCGGCGCCATGCCCGACATCCTGGACGCGTCCTGCGGCCGCCTCGGGCGCCCGGACGATCCGCAGGATCTCTCGGTGGCGATCCGGGAAGCCGCCGGCCTGTCGCGCCGGGCCTGCCGCGACCGCGCCGAGGCGCTCTACGACGCCGCCGCCATGACCGGGCGCTATCTGGAAGCCTACGACGCCGTGATCGCGCGCTGCGCCGAGCGGGCGCGGCCGGCCCTGCGCGTCGCCGGAGGACGCGGCTGA
- a CDS encoding SPFH domain-containing protein, producing the protein MGLPFGLSVFAVGVAALVIVTLAAGVKIVPQGYVYTVERFGRYARSLDAGLGLITPFVERVGRKVNVMEQVIDVPSQQAFTRDNAGVTIDAVVFYQVLDAARASYEVSSLDLAATTLTMTNIRTVVGSMDLDQLLAHRDEINERLLRVMDAAASPWGVKINRIEIKDIVLPADLAGAMARQMKAEREKRASILEAEGQRAAEILRAEGRKQSAILEAEGRREAAFRDAEARERSAEAEATATGMVSRAIAEGDIAAANFLVAEKYVDAVRAIATAPNQRVVVVPIEAAALAGTLGGIGELTRSVFGDGAAAPRRTGTPPNVAAPRA; encoded by the coding sequence ATGGGGCTTCCGTTCGGGCTCAGCGTGTTCGCCGTGGGCGTGGCGGCGCTGGTGATCGTCACCCTGGCCGCGGGCGTGAAGATCGTGCCCCAGGGCTACGTCTACACGGTGGAGCGCTTCGGCCGCTACGCCCGCAGCCTCGACGCCGGCCTCGGCCTGATCACGCCCTTCGTCGAGCGCGTCGGCCGCAAGGTCAACGTGATGGAGCAGGTCATCGACGTGCCGAGCCAGCAGGCCTTCACCCGCGACAATGCCGGCGTCACCATCGACGCGGTCGTGTTCTACCAGGTCCTCGACGCCGCGCGCGCATCCTACGAGGTCTCGAGCCTCGACCTCGCCGCCACGACGCTGACCATGACCAATATCCGCACCGTGGTCGGCTCGATGGATCTCGACCAGCTCCTCGCCCACCGCGACGAGATCAACGAGCGCCTGCTCCGGGTGATGGATGCGGCGGCCTCGCCCTGGGGCGTCAAGATCAACCGGATCGAGATCAAGGACATCGTGCTCCCGGCCGATCTCGCCGGGGCGATGGCCCGGCAGATGAAGGCCGAGCGCGAGAAGCGCGCCTCGATCCTGGAGGCGGAAGGGCAGCGCGCCGCCGAGATCCTGCGGGCCGAGGGGCGCAAGCAGTCGGCGATCCTGGAGGCAGAGGGCCGGCGCGAGGCCGCCTTCCGCGACGCGGAGGCGCGGGAGCGCTCCGCCGAGGCCGAGGCGACGGCGACCGGCATGGTCAGCCGGGCGATCGCCGAGGGCGACATCGCGGCGGCGAACTTCCTCGTGGCCGAGAAGTACGTCGACGCCGTGCGGGCGATCGCCACCGCGCCGAACCAGCGGGTCGTGGTGGTGCCGATCGAGGCTGCGGCGCTCGCCGGCACCCTCGGCGGCATCGGCGAACTCACCCGCTCGGTCTTCGGCGACGGCGCCGCCGCGCCCCGGCGCACCGGGACGCCGCCGAACGTCGCTGCGCCGCGGGCCTGA
- a CDS encoding NfeD family protein, whose translation MTIASLAGTFEALGAAWSWVIAGLVLAGAEILLPGVFLIWLGLAAVATGLAAAALPMPWQGQTLLFAGLAVALVALATRLQRRGKGTGPELNRADRGLIGREGVLDEPIVRGAGRIRFDDTLWRVEGPDLPAGRRVRVTGIGGTVLRVEAA comes from the coding sequence GTGACGATCGCCTCCCTCGCCGGAACCTTCGAGGCCCTCGGGGCGGCCTGGAGCTGGGTGATCGCCGGCCTCGTGCTGGCCGGTGCCGAGATCCTGCTGCCCGGCGTGTTCCTGATCTGGCTCGGGCTCGCCGCCGTCGCGACCGGCCTCGCGGCGGCGGCGCTCCCCATGCCCTGGCAGGGCCAGACCCTGCTGTTCGCCGGTCTCGCCGTCGCCCTGGTGGCGCTCGCGACGCGCCTCCAGCGGCGCGGCAAGGGTACCGGGCCGGAGCTGAACCGGGCCGACCGGGGCCTGATCGGGCGCGAGGGGGTGCTCGACGAGCCGATCGTGCGGGGCGCGGGCCGGATCCGCTTCGACGACACGCTGTGGCGGGTCGAGGGGCCCGACCTGCCGGCGGGCCGGCGGGTGCGCGTCACCGGGATCGGCGGCACGGTCCTGCGCGTGGAGGCGGCCTGA
- a CDS encoding glycosyl transferase, protein MTRGIGWYVHHQGAGHLQRARAVAGALNRPCTVLGTLAGFDTAGLDIVDLPDDRPLGDAAFNGRDGAIERPEALHYAPLDHPGVRARMARIAAWAERADPALLVVDVSVEVAILARLLSVPTLVVRLAGTRTDRPHLEAFRSATRLLAPFPAALDGAAVPDWVRAKTLYAGFLGAPAQSPTESGREIVVVFGRGGAGGSLAELAAAARAVPDRPWHVLGPVSGSGPVPDNLHLHGWVPDVEARVARAALLVGGGGDGVVALAAAQRKRFLCLPEERAYGEQTEKAEALARLEAAIVHPGWPSPAAWPGLIAAGLALDPAFIGGLHDPDAVRTCAATIDDLVRRL, encoded by the coding sequence GTGACCCGCGGCATCGGCTGGTACGTCCACCACCAGGGTGCCGGCCATCTCCAGCGGGCCCGGGCGGTCGCGGGCGCCCTGAACCGGCCCTGCACCGTCCTCGGCACCCTTGCCGGGTTCGACACCGCAGGCCTCGACATCGTCGACCTGCCCGACGACCGCCCCCTCGGCGACGCGGCCTTCAACGGCCGGGACGGCGCCATCGAGCGGCCCGAGGCCCTGCACTACGCGCCGCTCGACCATCCGGGGGTCCGCGCGCGGATGGCGCGCATCGCCGCCTGGGCGGAGCGGGCCGACCCGGCCCTCCTGGTCGTCGACGTCTCGGTGGAGGTGGCGATCCTGGCGCGTCTCCTGTCGGTGCCGACCCTGGTGGTGCGCCTCGCGGGGACACGGACCGACCGGCCGCATCTGGAAGCCTTCCGCAGCGCAACGCGGCTGCTCGCCCCGTTCCCCGCCGCGCTCGACGGCGCGGCCGTGCCGGACTGGGTCCGGGCCAAGACGCTCTACGCGGGGTTCCTCGGCGCGCCGGCGCAGTCCCCGACCGAATCGGGGCGCGAGATCGTGGTGGTGTTCGGCCGGGGCGGCGCGGGCGGCAGCCTCGCGGAGCTCGCCGCGGCGGCGCGGGCGGTACCGGACCGGCCGTGGCACGTCCTGGGACCGGTCTCGGGCTCGGGCCCCGTGCCAGACAACCTGCACCTGCACGGCTGGGTCCCCGACGTCGAGGCGCGGGTCGCGCGGGCGGCTTTGCTGGTGGGCGGCGGCGGCGACGGCGTCGTTGCCCTGGCCGCCGCACAGCGGAAACGCTTCCTCTGCCTGCCGGAGGAGCGGGCCTATGGCGAGCAGACCGAGAAGGCCGAGGCGCTGGCCCGGCTCGAGGCCGCGATCGTGCATCCCGGCTGGCCCTCGCCCGCGGCGTGGCCGGGCCTGATCGCGGCGGGCCTCGCCCTCGACCCCGCGTTTATCGGCGGCCTGCACGATCCGGACGCGGTCCGGACCTGCGCCGCGACGATCGACGACCTAGTGCGGCGCCTCTGA
- a CDS encoding efflux RND transporter permease subunit translates to MRLNVSAWAIRKPLPSVVLFLVLMILGLVSFRSLPITRFPNIDIPIVSVTITQSGAAPAELQTQVTKWVEDSVAGVKGVKHILSTITEGTSTTTIEFRLEVNQDRATNDVKDAIAKIRQNLPRTIDEPIVSRVEIAGLPIMVYGASAPAMTPEDLSWFVDDVVARGLQSVKGVGGVERLGGVAREIRVTLKPDRLLALGITAADVNRQLRLTSADMAGGRAEVGGQEQSIRALAASASLETLAKTSIVVPGNRKVRLDELATLSDTAEEPRTFARFNGEPVVAFAISRANGASDADVSVGVAKKIAALHAANPNVRFDLIDTSVDNTIGNYHSAMMGLIEGAILAVVVVLLFLRDWRATLIAAVALPLSVLPTFWVMSALGFSLNAVSLLAITLVTGILVDDAIVEIENIVRHMRMGKSPYRAALEAADEIGLAVIAITATIIAIFSPVSFMGGIAGQYFKQFGLTIAAAVFMSLLVARLITPLLAAYFLRDHGPDHERDGLVMRGYTRLVAWSVRHKFITLVLGIACFAASIASTGLLPAGFLPAEDQARTLFVVELPPGARLADTVRVTDRIEEKIRALPEVKSVFVDGGRQLPAKKEVRLASLTINLVPKNTRHRTQKQLDAEVAAILREEPDLRFWALREGGQRDLALIIAGPDKAVVAEVAAKLQREAQQVPHLVNVMSTAPLDRTEVRIRPKPAVAADLGVSTDTIAETVRVGTIGDIGMNLAKFNATDRQIPIRVQLPESVRGRLSDLETLKVPVKGGTAVPLATVADISLGQGPTGIDRYDRAVRVALEGDMQGSDALAELIGQVMNLPTAKNLPPGVTISQTGDAEVMGEVFEGFALAMGAGLMMVFGVLILLFGNFLQPLTILFSLPLSIGGAILALLICHMPISMPVVIGILMLMGVVTKNAIMLVDFAVEQIRAGVDRNVAIVDAGRKRARPIVMTTIAMAAGMVPSAMAYGIGGEFRAPMAVAVIGGLIVSTVLSLVFVPAIFVLMDDLSRLLTRLFGRFVGERDDPEDAPVYDPAHPANDGHPPPRIAAE, encoded by the coding sequence ATGCGCCTCAACGTCTCCGCCTGGGCGATCCGCAAACCCCTGCCCTCGGTGGTCCTGTTCCTGGTCCTGATGATCCTCGGGCTGGTGAGCTTCCGCTCGCTGCCGATCACCCGGTTCCCCAACATCGACATCCCGATCGTGTCGGTGACGATCACCCAGTCGGGTGCCGCGCCCGCGGAGCTTCAGACCCAGGTCACCAAGTGGGTCGAGGACTCGGTCGCCGGCGTGAAGGGCGTCAAGCACATCCTCTCGACGATCACGGAGGGCACCTCCACCACCACGATCGAGTTCCGCCTGGAGGTGAACCAGGATCGGGCGACCAACGACGTCAAGGACGCCATCGCCAAGATCCGGCAGAACCTGCCGCGGACGATCGACGAGCCGATCGTCTCGCGCGTGGAGATCGCCGGCCTGCCCATCATGGTCTACGGCGCCTCCGCGCCCGCCATGACGCCCGAGGACCTGTCGTGGTTCGTGGACGACGTCGTCGCCCGCGGCCTGCAGAGCGTGAAGGGCGTCGGCGGCGTCGAGCGGCTCGGCGGCGTCGCCCGCGAGATCCGCGTCACCTTGAAGCCCGACCGCCTGCTCGCGCTCGGCATCACCGCCGCTGACGTGAACCGGCAGCTGCGCCTGACCTCGGCCGACATGGCGGGCGGCCGCGCCGAGGTCGGCGGCCAGGAGCAGTCGATCCGGGCGCTCGCCGCCTCGGCGAGCCTCGAGACGCTGGCCAAGACCTCCATCGTGGTGCCGGGCAACCGCAAGGTCCGCCTCGACGAGCTCGCGACCCTGTCGGACACCGCCGAGGAGCCCCGCACCTTCGCGCGCTTCAACGGCGAGCCGGTGGTCGCCTTCGCGATCTCCCGCGCCAACGGCGCCAGCGACGCGGACGTGTCGGTGGGCGTCGCCAAGAAGATCGCGGCGCTCCACGCGGCCAACCCCAACGTGCGGTTCGACCTGATCGACACCAGCGTCGACAACACGATCGGCAACTACCACTCCGCCATGATGGGCCTGATCGAGGGCGCCATCCTCGCCGTCGTGGTGGTGCTGCTGTTCCTGCGGGACTGGCGCGCGACCCTGATCGCCGCGGTGGCGCTGCCCCTCTCGGTGCTGCCGACCTTCTGGGTGATGAGCGCGCTGGGCTTCTCGCTCAACGCCGTCAGCCTCCTGGCGATCACGCTGGTCACCGGCATCCTGGTGGACGACGCGATCGTCGAGATCGAGAACATCGTCCGGCACATGCGGATGGGGAAATCGCCCTACCGCGCCGCCCTGGAGGCCGCGGACGAGATCGGCCTCGCGGTCATCGCCATCACGGCGACGATCATCGCGATCTTCTCGCCGGTGTCGTTCATGGGCGGCATCGCCGGCCAGTACTTCAAGCAGTTCGGCCTGACGATCGCGGCGGCGGTGTTCATGTCGCTGCTCGTGGCGCGCCTGATCACGCCGCTGCTCGCGGCCTACTTCCTGCGCGATCACGGGCCGGACCACGAGCGGGACGGCCTCGTGATGCGCGGCTACACCCGCCTGGTGGCGTGGTCGGTCCGGCACAAGTTCATCACGCTGGTACTCGGCATCGCGTGCTTCGCCGCCTCGATCGCCTCCACGGGCCTGCTGCCCGCGGGCTTCCTGCCGGCGGAGGACCAGGCCCGCACCCTGTTCGTGGTCGAGCTGCCGCCGGGAGCCCGCCTCGCCGACACGGTCCGGGTCACCGACCGCATCGAGGAGAAGATCCGCGCGCTGCCCGAGGTGAAGAGCGTGTTCGTGGACGGCGGCCGCCAGCTTCCGGCGAAGAAGGAGGTGCGGCTCGCGAGCCTCACCATCAACCTCGTCCCGAAGAACACCCGCCACAGGACCCAGAAGCAGCTCGACGCCGAGGTCGCGGCGATCCTGCGGGAGGAGCCGGACCTGCGCTTCTGGGCGCTGCGCGAGGGCGGCCAGCGCGACCTCGCGCTGATCATCGCCGGGCCCGACAAGGCGGTGGTGGCCGAGGTCGCCGCAAAGCTTCAGCGCGAGGCCCAGCAGGTCCCGCACCTCGTCAACGTCATGTCGACGGCGCCCCTCGACCGGACCGAGGTCCGGATCCGGCCGAAGCCCGCCGTGGCGGCCGATCTCGGCGTCAGCACCGACACCATCGCCGAGACCGTGCGGGTCGGGACGATCGGCGACATCGGCATGAACCTCGCCAAGTTCAACGCCACCGACCGGCAGATCCCGATCCGCGTGCAGCTCCCCGAGAGCGTGCGCGGGCGGCTCTCCGACCTCGAGACCCTGAAGGTGCCGGTGAAGGGCGGGACGGCCGTGCCGCTCGCGACGGTGGCCGACATCAGTCTGGGCCAGGGCCCGACCGGCATCGACCGCTACGACCGCGCCGTGCGCGTCGCTCTGGAGGGCGACATGCAGGGCAGCGACGCGCTGGCCGAGCTGATCGGCCAGGTGATGAACCTGCCGACCGCCAAGAACCTGCCGCCCGGGGTCACGATCAGCCAGACCGGCGACGCCGAGGTGATGGGCGAGGTCTTCGAGGGCTTCGCGCTGGCCATGGGCGCCGGCCTGATGATGGTGTTCGGCGTGCTGATCCTGCTGTTCGGCAACTTCCTGCAGCCGCTGACCATCCTGTTCTCGCTGCCGCTCTCCATCGGCGGCGCGATCCTGGCACTGCTGATCTGCCACATGCCGATCTCGATGCCGGTGGTGATCGGCATCCTGATGCTGATGGGCGTCGTGACCAAGAACGCCATCATGCTGGTGGATTTCGCCGTCGAGCAGATCCGGGCCGGCGTCGACCGGAACGTCGCGATCGTCGATGCCGGCCGCAAGCGCGCCCGGCCGATCGTCATGACCACGATCGCCATGGCGGCCGGCATGGTCCCGTCCGCGATGGCCTACGGGATCGGCGGCGAGTTCCGCGCGCCCATGGCGGTGGCGGTGATCGGCGGGCTGATCGTCTCGACGGTGCTGTCGCTCGTCTTCGTGCCGGCGATCTTCGTGCTGATGGACGACCTGTCCCGCCTGCTGACGCGGCTGTTCGGCCGCTTCGTGGGCGAGCGCGACGATCCGGAGGATGCCCCCGTCTACGATCCGGCCCATCCGGCCAACGACGGGCACCCGCCGCCACGGATCGCAGCGGAGTAG